A genomic segment from Pseudosulfitobacter sp. DSM 107133 encodes:
- a CDS encoding zinc ribbon domain-containing protein: MSNRCQSCGMPLNKDPKGGGSESDGTKSSEYCSLCYENGAFIHPTVSVTEFQAHCVTALVEKGMPKILAWAFTRGIPKLRRWVN; encoded by the coding sequence ATGTCAAATCGGTGCCAAAGTTGCGGGATGCCGCTGAACAAGGATCCCAAAGGAGGGGGGTCAGAAAGCGACGGAACGAAGAGTTCGGAATATTGCTCGCTTTGCTATGAAAACGGTGCCTTCATACACCCCACGGTGTCGGTCACCGAATTCCAGGCACACTGCGTCACAGCCCTGGTTGAAAAAGGGATGCCCAAAATCCTGGCTTGGGCATTTACACGCGGGATTCCAAAACTGAGGCGTTGGGTGAACTGA
- a CDS encoding MerR family transcriptional regulator, whose product MRIGELAKRSGFTRDAIRLYERSGLIKADTREADNNYKSYPEGAVFALEIIRDAQAAGMSIHDLSKFMRQLEAQDTDDFDGDAFLADKIVEIEDRIQASKRFLATLQQTRVALAAAPYCDDQVFER is encoded by the coding sequence ATGCGCATAGGTGAACTGGCCAAACGCAGTGGGTTTACCCGCGATGCAATCCGACTTTATGAGCGGAGCGGTTTAATCAAAGCGGACACGCGAGAGGCCGACAACAACTACAAGAGCTATCCTGAAGGCGCGGTCTTTGCGCTGGAAATCATCAGGGATGCCCAAGCAGCAGGTATGAGTATTCATGACCTTTCAAAGTTCATGAGACAGCTTGAGGCGCAGGACACAGATGATTTTGATGGCGACGCGTTTCTGGCCGATAAGATCGTCGAAATCGAGGATCGGATCCAAGCCTCGAAGCGGTTCCTGGCCACCCTGCAACAGACAAGAGTGGCGTTGGCTGCGGCGCCATATTGCGACGACCAGGTCTTCGAGCGG